DNA sequence from the Pedobacter sp. W3I1 genome:
CCTTACATACCTTGGGGTCTTGAGTAAAAAATTATTACTAACGCATAAGTATCTTACCTGCTTGATCTGCTCAGTAAAAATCCTGATTTCGAGCGGGTTCTTTTCGCTTATTCTCGACCTGCTTCCCAGAACCGCATGGCGCTTTATATTATAAAGTATTTCGAAAATCAGCTCATCGAATAGCTTGGGAAACATATTAAATTCTATTTGCAGATGAACTTCGCTTATAGATTCTGAATCAAAAAAGATTTCCTCACTTGTTAATGCTCTAATATTATCCTGATCAAGCTGAAAAATAAAAGGAACTGCTTTTCTAAAACCCTCCACCAACGTTTTTAACTCAATTTGCTCAAATCTGTGTTTTTGTTCAAAGCCATTATGTTTTATCGCATCATTGGCTAGAGAGATAAGATGCATTTTGTTTGTGAGATAAGAAAATACCGTCTGCAGGAAGACAGTCCCCTGTTCCAATTTTTCTCGGACATTTACCTGGGTCACTAAACGGGCATCTTCATTAAGAATTGATGTGTACTTTTTGAACAGATCTTCATAGACACCTATCCCATGCTTTAAACTAGTCGAAATCTTTTCATTATTTAATAGCTCTATGTAGGCACGAAGGCTATCGTTATTCAAGTGATGGTTTATAAAATCACTTAAGTCGTTCCGAAGCAATAATAGCTGCCTGACACGCTTGGGATCAAACCGCTGGTAAGGTCGTTGGTAGACCTTTGTGGGGTAAGTCTTTTTCGAACTGTTTACTGCCTTGAATTTAAACTCAGTGTATTCCTTATCCTGGTTATTTACATGCCTATCAAGAATATCCTCCTGTTGTTTGATAAACAGATCACTTGGCACTGCTTCTAATGGACTGCAGTAAAATCCCAATACCGCTTGCGGCCTGGCCTCAAAAGATTTTCCATCTAAAGATGGCTTGATCTCCGTAATTCGTAGGTATAAAATCTTACTGTACAGCTTCTCTTGGAATTCGGAAAAATAGTAAGCTTCGTTTGTGCTAAAATCAATATTATCCCGAAAATGGATCAATCCATTGTCATCCAGAGAGATCTCAAAAGCAGAAAGCGGTGTATCACCTTTATTTTCCTCTACTCCACGAAAGACTTGGTGCAGAAAGCTATTAGTTGAAAAAGTATCTGGGTCCAGTTTGCTTTTGATATTGGTGTAGTAATTACTTACTATCGCAATATCGTCACGCTGTTTGACCTTTCCCCTATTTTGATAACTGACGGCAAAAAATGCTCCCCCTTGTTCAACCCCGAGTATATTGCAGCAAATCTGAAGGATGGTCTGAAGCTTTTGTTCAATCAATACATCCTTAGCCATGTCTGGCTCATCTCGTTCACTTTTCAACATAGCCTTTAACACCATCATGTCATTGAAAGACTGAATAATGTCATCAGCTGGTTTATACTCCACCTCATCTCCTTTCTGAATAAAGTTGGATAACATGTATCTGTTGTATAGAAAAGGATAAGTCTCAAAATTCAACCCTAGACCGATAAGAAAATCGGAATAATCAGGAGATCCGAAATTAAGGTTCAATTTTTTCTTAAAGAATTTCTCGCACGTGGAATGAAAGATAAAGGTATTCTCAAGTACTAGTAGCCTTAGCAGGTGAATAAAGTTATCATTGTAGGAATTCTTTAGCGTTCTTCCTCTCACCCCACTGAGATTCCCTTTTTTTATGTTGTTGTCGATGATCTTTTTGATATTAGATACAACTTTAATGGCTTTACTTTCATGTTCGAAAATTAGCTCCTGTAACAACGATATATAATAGGTAATAAACTGCATTGGCTTTATCTCTTCAATGCTATCCTCCACCAGTTTTTGTAGAGGATCAAAGAGATCCTTTTTCTCGGATGGAAGCTCTTTGTAGTATTGTACTTGCCCAACACGCTCTATTCCTTCAATCACATAAGATACTGTGGAAAGTACCTCAAGCGAGTAGATATAGTTCATCTTAAGTTTTGAAGCTCGCTTTAGCAGGAACATAAATGTTTGGTATGGTGAAAACCGTGACAATCGGCTATTGCTTCTTGCCTGGAAAAAGCTGTCTGGCACTTTTGCCATCTTATTGATTTCCCCTACCATTTGCATCAATACAGAGAGCACCCATCCAAATGCTTTCTCTTTTATCTTGCCATGTTGAATGTATGGCTCCGAACTACAAAGCTTAAGTAAAGCATTGGCTGTTTCCCCCTTAAATTCAGGGTATATCTTATTGAAGCTTTTTATCGAGTTTCCATCACTATCCCTTTCTACAAAACTCACTAACTTGTCTAGTCCATGATTTTTATCAGATTCAAATATGTCCTCGATCTGAAGTTTAAGACTATAATTACCTTCGCTATCTGTCCTGAAAAGTTTCATAAATTCATGATTGATCAGAAATTGGTAAAGAGACTTCGGTTTTCCTGCGTCGTCAAGGCTATCATATTCCTTGCTTAAATCCACAGGTTTAAATTTAAGTTCTCGCTCTTTAAAATACAAGCGCATTGTATCGAGAACAGATTTTGATGACAGTTCACGATATTTATCCACAAGGGCTGAATAAGGGTATTGATCCCTATGAGGAATTGGAGGAACATTAATGTCTATGAAGTTAAAAACACGAACTAAATCAACGGGATCATCTTCTAGCCGAAATTTGTTGACCAACTTGGAGTAGTTGTAAAAACCAGCTCGATTTATCAGGCCTAGACTAAAATCAATCCCCCTCTTATCCGACCTGGCATGTTTTATAAAGAAGTTAATTTCTGAAACTGATTCTGTTGTCGAAAGCACGTCATCAACAAAGATCACTACATCAGCTTTTTGCAAAAGTTCAGTGTAAAACATTTTGAAGTTATGTAGAAACTCTTCTTTCGGATTATATTGAATTATCGTTGCAACATCAGAAAACAGAACATCGTTTACCAGGTTGACAAATCCTGAATTAGAGCCTAGCGTTGATGTGATGATTACAACCTTTTTATCCTCAAGGTGATGGAAGGGTGTACACTTTTTGCGCAGCCATTCTGAGACGCTCTCCCGATTATGCTGTAGAAAACGGCCCACCCGGATATAGTAAATATAGTTCTTATCGTATTTTAAAATATGCTTTCTATATACTATCGGCATTGATCCAGCTACGTTTCCATCGTCAAAGAATGGAAAAACATCTTGATCATTTTTGTGCGGATAACTTCTTGGATAACCAAAGATGAGGTTTGGTGTGATCGAGCTTGCTCGAGTTTCAATCAAACATAACTCCTGAGCAGTGTTTGTAGGATAACATGATTTACAAGAATTGATCCTATACCAAGGGGTATGCAGAGATATAAAATACCTCTGGTTCACTTCTGTCGCGACGAGGGACTTCTCATTTAGCGTACCAGATTTTTGAAGGATCTTTTTGTCAAGGTGCTCGATTGCAATTTTTCGCTCGGACAAGGAAACCATACCCCAACCATACTCTTTAGCCACAGGATGTTTCGTAAAATCCTTATCACAATCCAAAATTTCAGGTGCTATTACAACACAGTTAATGACAGGATCCAAGAATTTAATATTCTTCTTATTGATCTCCTCACGGTCGGAAACTTTGAATTTATCAAAAATTTCTGTTTGTATTTTCAATGAGGTGGAAAAGGTAGTACTGATTGGGACGATCAAGATTACCTGTTCATTTACGCGTTCAGGATTCTTAAGAAATAATGTTTCTTTAGTACAAATATCATGATTAAAGATATCGCACAGGGAATCATGACACTTATAATAATCGTTCAACATCTTCCTAATATTGCTCACTAAGAGGTCCGAATACTGCTCATAACCTAAAAGCGTAATCGAGCTGTGTCCGTCTATTACACTTGCCCTAACTGCAATTTGAATCTCCCTTTCAAATGTATTAATGATATAGCGGCTTATTAGAAAGGCAAACCTATTTGTATAGAAGCTATTGTAGAACAACCTTTTCGCGTAAAAGTAGTCCTTTATATGAAGATTGGAACCGAGTTCAAAATGACTACCCGATATCTTGTATCCCTTTAGTTTTTGGAAATATGCAGAGGTATTGATTTTTATCATGCAAAATCCTGTATTTCAACGTTGATCAATGAGCGCGTAGTTTCTTCAAAAAGCGATATATATTCTTTATTTTCCAACAACAACTCGAAGTTGAGTAATTTCCCTGATGCGGAAAAAAGTGGACCTTTCATCCCTGGAGGTTTTGGCTCCCTTTTTCGCTCAAAACCGACAGTAACGTTCGCCATATTATTGTGATATTGATTTATCTCAAGGTTAGCGTTGACAAAATGCTGAAACTTAATTCCACATAGCAGGCTGTTGAACCAAAATATATCTGATATACCTTGTCTATCCATTATTGTTTCCAACTGATCAAAATGATGCTTGATTGGAATATAAAATAAGACATATCGATCTTGTTTCCAGAAGCCTACATCTCCTTTCGGCGCACGGTCGAAGATGGCGAGAATGTTGATGATCTCTGTATATAACTCTTGCCCCATTCCAGTAATTATTGTTTCCTTCAAGCCGTTTGATGTAAACTGCAAGTTTGCTAAAAATCTCACCCAGTCGCTAGAATTATGGAGTATCGCGCTAAGTTCTATTGCATCCAAGACAATTATACCTTCACTGGCCTTTGATAGAACATATTCCTTTAACATATCCAGTTTCAGATACTTTCCACCGAAAGAAAAATCAGCCCGAAGCTTGAAGATACTTAGATTTCTTGCTGGGCTGGGATCTTCTTTGACATTATATCCTTGGAGCTCAAGAAAAACCGAAGCTGGAGTGCTGCTTTCCTGAAAGTCATCAACCTTTGTTAGATCAAGTTCTTCAAATCCATTGGCAATTGGAACTATAAAGTTATAATTCGTTCCAAGTTTGTAAAAGTCAGAAATATCATCCTGCCGAATAGTACCCCTCTGTTCAGACATTGCATAACCTCTTGGATACTCTTCATTGATATCATTAGAAGCAACTTTTACGAAGGCGCGACTTTCACTAAGTATCGATTGAGAAAAGATCAATAATCCGAGTCTTGCCTTTGTGCGATTAATCTGATGAAAGAGCTTGATGGAATTAAAGTCAAAGAAGTTATTTAGCTTATACTTCTTCACCTCCGAAATATCCTCCTCATACTCATGTTGGATCTTTTGCTGCAATTCCAAGTCGCTTAGTTCTGAAGAGTAGAGTAATTTTTCATTGCTTAGATTCTCGAAATATGACGAGCAGATACCTACACTTCCAGAATCAAATGTATTTATATCAACAAAATAATCTCTCCCGCTAAACTGGGATATCCACTTAGGGTCGATACGTTTTAGCCTCTTAATCCGTTCCTGATTATAAATTCTAGCAGTGATGATTCCACACCCGCTTTTGGTATGCTCAACCATATTCTTCGCTAGTTCCTGAATCCCATATGCCAATCCTTTAGTCTTTTGCATCAGGCTTCTGAAATTCTCTTCGTAAATCAAATAAAAGCGTTTTATGATAGCGTCCTTCTGTCCTTTTTTTAGTTTTTCAGGAACTTCCATTACCGCTTTCATTCGATCAATCAACTCATTTTCATCAGAAGGAATTCCAAACAATTCTCCCATGTGTAATAACAGTGAGAAACAATAAATTTCAGCGTCACTGAAACCGAATACACTATATTCCTCTAGAACTTTCACTAAGGAGGCCCGGCAGTTGATTGCATAAATAGAATTGTTCTTACTAGGCTTGTAAGTAAGCTTCAGTAGTTCAGAAACGCTTATTGGAAGTTTCGAAAGCGTCTCTATAAGATAAAGTGCACTTAAATCTTCTCTTTTCCATGATTTCCCTCCCTTTATCGATCGCCTAAACTCTTGTTTCAAAATCTTGAAACCTTCTCCTCTTTTCGAAAGATCATGGATCGGTTTATCCGCTATTAGTTTTTCAAATCGTGGCTTAAAGGAGTTTCCATCCGTTTTTTCCTTAAAAATCAGTTCAATGGAATCCTTAGTAACCAATAATATAGGCAGATAAGAATCAGATTGAAACACAGTTGTAGCCGTCCTTTCCTCTCCATTTATAAATAATTTAAAAACCTCTTCTTCACACATTACCTGGAGATGTGCCTGATGTTGTGCTAATTGATAGAATAGATTTGCAGATTTGGTACCAGGAATAAGCTCTGGATAAAATATCTTGATAATCATCGATGGAAACTCAGCTTTCATCAAAGTAAGATACCCGAAAAAGACAAGGTCGAAATCCTGCTCCTTGTCATTCTGACCATATGTCTGTGGGAAAATCAAATGAAGTTCTTTCGGAGAAGCATAAAGAATATTATCTACACCTTTAAAATGAGCTATCATATCCTTAAACAGTCCAACTAATTGTTCGATAAACGAATGGTCAATTATCTTTGGGACTTTCAAAACTATGTTTTCCCTTGAAAAAACGTCTTCAATAGATAGTGTCATACGATTAATTTAGAATTATTGAACCTTGAATCGTAGACTATTGAGAGCGTAAAACAATTTGAGTTCGAAACGAATATAAAACTTTTCGGATAAAAAGCTAAACCTTAGCTAAAAAAGTTATGATTCAAATTCATTTTCTAATGCCTCACATCTAAAAAACTATCGTCGTTTGAGTATTATACTTCAAATAAATCCACCGGGAGAAGTCCCCAATCGTATTTTTGACATGGAAATCGCCTTTAAATTAAGTTGACTTTCGAGACAGATCTTTTGCCAGTTCCAGATAACCCGAAGAGTCTGGTTTTCGGCTATTTTGAGTCCAAGAGCGATTGTTTTGGTAAATAGCTGAATCTAAAAAGCAGTTAGGAGTAGTTGTAGGTATTTATTCTGAAGGAAAGGAAAATATTGTATTTACTCGGCAATCTATTTGGCGGCCGTTTTGCGCTGAAATGGAGGTCACTTTTAGGTTCTTGCCACTTTTACTGAGATATACAGTCAGGCTATGTTCCCACAGATTGTTCCAGTCGTTAAAAAAATTGAATGCTTTTAGTAAACGGCAATAAATGATCTCAACATTTTTTTTGTTTGCCGGTAAAAAAATTACATTCAATTCATAGACAGGTTTAATGATATTTATTTACTATTGTCATAAAAATTATCTTTCTGAATTTTGTCTTTAATACTTTAAAAGGATAATTTTGAAAAAATTAACTCACTCTAACCAATGAAAGTATTAATCTCACGGACTCCCCATTTCAAACACCGCATTTTCTTAAAAAGAAACATCAACTCCTAATTTCCATCCCGGGATTCAATTTCATTGAACAACAAAAACCAATTAATGGCTAATACAAAAATTAAATTTCTTCAGGCTCAGAATGGAGATTGTTTTTTATTATCGTTTACAGATGATAAAGGAGTAACTAAAAATATCTTGATTGATGGAGGCAGAGACGCTACATATTATGATAAGTCAACCAATAAATTTGGTAATCTGAAAAGAGAAATAGATCTAATCAGATCAAGGAACGAAATGATTGACCTGATGATACTTACCCATATCGATAATGATCATATGTGTGGGCTTATAAAATGGTTCGAAAAAGATAATGATGCATATAAGCTGATTAAGAACGTATGGTTCAACTCGGGCAAGTTAATTGCAGAGTACCTGAAAGAACCAGAAAATCCAGATCTCAGTATTGGACTAAAAATATTTAGGTCCACAGTAACTGGTGTACACGAAGCAATAGATTTCGAAAACTATCTTTTAGAACATAATCTATGGGAACGAAAGATAATATTGAAGAAGCAAGAACTTAGTGAGTTTGGGGTAGGCATAAAGATACTATCTCCCGATGAGCAACAACTTAGAAAACTACTAAAAGAATACCGAAAAAAAACAGGAGTTGATACCCACACCACCGCCAAAGAAAGCGATTGGAAAACGCCATTAAAAGATTTCATTAAAGAAGAAGCTGATCCAAAATATAAATTCAAGCAGGACACAAGTGTAAAAAACGGTAGTTCTATTTCATTTATACTCACATTGGGAAACACAAATTTTTTATTCTTGGGGGATTCTCATCCGATAGGCATTTCAAATTCTCTTGAAGAAATGGGATATACAGCGTCTACGCCCTTGAAGGTTGCAATCTTCAAGGTATCCCATCATGGCAGTAAGAGCAATACAAACCGCAAACTCATTTCCCTGGTTAAAGCACAAAATTATTTTTTCAGTAGTGATAGTGCCGGCGATAACCACCCGAGTAAAAGAACTCTTGCGAGAATAATCAGCATAAATCCAGAAGCTGTTTTTCATTTCAATTATGCGTTCGTGAAAAATAATATTCTTCAGTCCGAGGACTTTAAAGATTTTCCGGAGATGAAATTAAAATTAACAACGGAGATAGAATTTTAATATGACACAGGACGATCTAAAAAAATATACGGTTGTAGTAGGCGAAGGAAGTGGTTGTCTCTTTCAGCCTATGACTGAAAATTTCACCTATATAATAACGGCCAAACATCTGTTCGATGAAGACAAAGAGCTCGAATCTGGGGAAACTATTAAAGAGCTTAAACCTAACGGTTCTTTAATTCATATAGCAAGGCATACCCATAATGGCGATGTGTGGGATTTGGAATCTATTGATTTTGTATTGCAGCTTGACGAAAATTATTTTCCGCATGAGCACGCGGACCTGGCAATCCTTAAGATACCTTTTCTAAACGGTTGCAATATGATAAACATTATCGAGGAGCCTATTTTTGTTCAGGGTATAAACCTTTGCGGATTTCCAAACACGGCAAATGCAAATATCGCTGGAGAGCGATACCAGACAAAGGAAATACAGAATTTCGGTGCGACAGGGAATTATTCGATAAGTGCCCAGCTTATTGGCAACTTCGATCAACAGGATATTGAAGGAATGTCCGGCGGTGGAATTTTAAGCCTAAATGGCGATGGAATAACCTTCTCCGGGACGCAGAGTAAAATGGCCAGTCTATTATACCCTGCAGGAAGAATTGGTTTTATACAGCCCAAGTATGCGAGAGAAATAATTGAGTATCCTAAATATGCAGGAAGACTGGAAAAACTATATCCTAATACGTTGGCAAATTTTTCTTTTTTAAGAGACAAGGCTTTTTTATTGGATGTGGATGCGATGGATGTCGAGAATGCAGATGGTGCCAGGGTTACGCTACTAAACAAAGCGCAGTATATCATCGATTCCGAAATAACGCCATTTGCAATTAGAGAATTGTTCAAAGAAAGGTTATTGGTAAACGAAAATGATAAAACCTGCTTAGGGTATAACGCTGTTTGGATTGCCTGGCTTGAATTTCTGACAATTATGAATATTGCCAAATATGATCAGATCGACTCTACAAATTTATCACAGATCTTCAATTCTTACCGGCTTATGTATGTCCATACGGACGACTGGACAGCTGTTAACATTTCACAAGTATACGGCAAATCAAATTATTTTGGCCTGAAACCTGATTCAACGGTAATTGTAAGTTCTAAAAGTCCTGCAAAGACAAAATTTAAAATTGCAAAAGGAACCCTTATAGATATCAAGAGACCTTATGACAAAAAGGGATTCCGCACAGATATGGGTATACATCCATTTACATGCTTTGACTTTGTCCATATCGATTATTTCAAGACAAAATGCATCGTTCAGAAAATTGAAGAATACCAAGACCTAAGCGAACAAGACATCCTAGATAAACTTAAGCAAGAATATAATGACCTTTTCAACTAACGATATAATTTCAGAATTGCATAAAAATTTCCAAGGTGCTTCTTTCGAGTACCTTGAGGTCGATTATTTGGGAAAGATCCCTGCATTTTTTATTAAAATTGATTCCGAACCCAAGCTTTCAGAACAATGGTTGGCAATTGTAGATTTTATAGCAGTAAACTTCCAGTCCTTATTAACGGATGAATTCGCAATCTGGAATATCTATCTGTTTTTTATCTTGCCCAGGGAAATACTCCATGAACTGAAATACATAATTGAAAACAATACGTTTTCCAGCAGAAAGATTGTTATAGAAAGCGTAACTCCAAACGAGAAGATTATTGATGATCATATTGTCAATATGGACCTGGTTTTTGGTGCCGCCCAGCATCCAGGAATAATTTTCACCCATAATGATCTATTATGGGACATCTTGGAAAATAAGGAAGCAAAGAAAAAAATTACAGATGAAGATAAAGAGATATTCAAAAAAATCATCAGAACAGTAAAAAAAAGAGCAAATGAAAATTAAAAGCGTCGAGATATCCGCATTCAGGATTTATGATGATCCTAAAAATGCAAATTTTGATTTCAGTGACAACACCGGTGATATTGCTGACTTTGTTTCGT
Encoded proteins:
- a CDS encoding ComEC/Rec2 family competence protein; translated protein: MANTKIKFLQAQNGDCFLLSFTDDKGVTKNILIDGGRDATYYDKSTNKFGNLKREIDLIRSRNEMIDLMILTHIDNDHMCGLIKWFEKDNDAYKLIKNVWFNSGKLIAEYLKEPENPDLSIGLKIFRSTVTGVHEAIDFENYLLEHNLWERKIILKKQELSEFGVGIKILSPDEQQLRKLLKEYRKKTGVDTHTTAKESDWKTPLKDFIKEEADPKYKFKQDTSVKNGSSISFILTLGNTNFLFLGDSHPIGISNSLEEMGYTASTPLKVAIFKVSHHGSKSNTNRKLISLVKAQNYFFSSDSAGDNHPSKRTLARIISINPEAVFHFNYAFVKNNILQSEDFKDFPEMKLKLTTEIEF
- a CDS encoding ABC-three component system middle component 1, which encodes MTFSTNDIISELHKNFQGASFEYLEVDYLGKIPAFFIKIDSEPKLSEQWLAIVDFIAVNFQSLLTDEFAIWNIYLFFILPREILHELKYIIENNTFSSRKIVIESVTPNEKIIDDHIVNMDLVFGAAQHPGIIFTHNDLLWDILENKEAKKKITDEDKEIFKKIIRTVKKRANEN
- a CDS encoding ABC-three component system protein, with amino-acid sequence MTQDDLKKYTVVVGEGSGCLFQPMTENFTYIITAKHLFDEDKELESGETIKELKPNGSLIHIARHTHNGDVWDLESIDFVLQLDENYFPHEHADLAILKIPFLNGCNMINIIEEPIFVQGINLCGFPNTANANIAGERYQTKEIQNFGATGNYSISAQLIGNFDQQDIEGMSGGGILSLNGDGITFSGTQSKMASLLYPAGRIGFIQPKYAREIIEYPKYAGRLEKLYPNTLANFSFLRDKAFLLDVDAMDVENADGARVTLLNKAQYIIDSEITPFAIRELFKERLLVNENDKTCLGYNAVWIAWLEFLTIMNIAKYDQIDSTNLSQIFNSYRLMYVHTDDWTAVNISQVYGKSNYFGLKPDSTVIVSSKSPAKTKFKIAKGTLIDIKRPYDKKGFRTDMGIHPFTCFDFVHIDYFKTKCIVQKIEEYQDLSEQDILDKLKQEYNDLFN